In a single window of the Paenibacillus sp. MMS20-IR301 genome:
- a CDS encoding YlbF family regulator yields the protein MSVAELNTVDMAEVLTYAYELGDMINQSAEVSDYLYWKGRVDQNPEIQAMIKRLQAQKELFEETQRFGHFHPNYHSAKDQVELVERELEQFEEVVRFKDAEKTLDDILHSMSEAIAFSVSDSIKVPSNDPLPKGGCGSGGKCSCG from the coding sequence AGCGGAATTGAATACGGTTGATATGGCCGAAGTGCTGACATACGCCTATGAATTAGGCGATATGATTAACCAATCCGCCGAAGTGTCGGATTATTTATACTGGAAGGGGCGGGTCGACCAGAACCCCGAAATCCAGGCCATGATCAAACGGCTGCAAGCCCAGAAGGAGCTGTTTGAGGAGACACAGCGGTTTGGCCATTTTCACCCGAACTATCATTCGGCCAAGGATCAGGTTGAGCTGGTAGAACGGGAACTGGAACAGTTCGAGGAGGTTGTCCGCTTCAAGGATGCGGAGAAGACGCTGGATGATATTCTGCATTCCATGTCTGAAGCGATTGCCTTCTCGGTATCGGACAGCATCAAGGTGCCAAGCAATGATCCGCTCCCCAAAGGCGGATGCGGCAGCGGCGGCAAATGCTCCTGCGG